In Drosophila nasuta strain 15112-1781.00 chromosome 2R, ASM2355853v1, whole genome shotgun sequence, a single genomic region encodes these proteins:
- the LOC132784801 gene encoding STAM-binding protein-like A, with protein MKIRGSPTTTIRIELQQGKRGTRNLIRRGNKTYLQKMSKSVNNMNMAIVEPAERMKYLSHCGTVIEVDKNMAVTRYYRSGTEMLRMANVYLNEGNHENAFILYMRYMTLFIEKIRQHPDYNSVKAEVKAINKTIKEEIMPTTEKLRNKLLTQYQREYEQFLASKEAERVREQREREAKQRAAAAGVVPSLIPANLHVQMDANNQPTAPELGLLDQVVYPNDFPTGTNRSHLPSSGLLLPGVDPNADRSPNTSSKPAFDRGQKPQYNRTDSLLAGSLRTVNVPADTMDVFLQLAHANTSKNIETCGVLAGHLARNELSITHIITPQQQGTPDSCNTMHEEQIFDVQDQMQLITLGWIHTHPTQTAFLSSVDLHTHCSYQMMMPEAIAIVCAPKYNANGFFILTPHYGLDYIAQCRQTGFHPHPNDPPLFMDAAHIKMDSHAKIKVIDLRR; from the exons ATGAAAATCAGAGGcagcccaacaacaacaatacgaaTTGAACTCCAACAAGGCAAGCGAGGGACAAGAAATCTGATCAGAAGAGGCAACAAAACGTATTTGCAAAAAATGTCCAAATCGGTGAATAACATGAATATGGCAATTGTGGAGCCAGCGGAGCGTATGAAATATCTATCGCACTGTGGCACCGTCATCGAGGTGGACAAAAATATGGCGGTGACGCG CTATTATCGCTCCGGCACCGAAATGCTGCGCATGGCGAACGTCTATCTGAATGAGGGGAACCATGAGAACGCCTTCATACTCTACATGCGCTACATGACGCTGTTCATCGAGAAGATTCGCCAGCATCCCGACTACAACAGCGTCAAGGCCGAGGTGAAGGCCATCAACAAGACCATCAAGGAGGAGATTATGCCCACCACAGAGAAGCTGCGCAACAAGCTCCTCACGCAGTATCAACGCGAATACGAACAGTTTCTGGCCAGCAAGGAGGCGGAACGTGTCCGGGAGCAACGGGAACGGGAGGCGAAACAACGGGCAGCGGCAGCTGGCGTTGTCCCATCACTGATACCCGCCAATCTGCATGTGCAGATGGATGCGAATAATCAGCCGACGGCGCCAGAGTTGGGACTGCTCGATCAGGTGGTGTATCCAAATGATTTTCCTACTGGCACCAATCGCAGTCACTTGCCCAGCTCCGGCTTGTTGCTGCCAGGCGTCGACCCGAACGCAGACAGATCACCCAA CACATCGTCGAAGCCCGCCTTTGATCGTGGACAGAAGCCGCAATATAATCGCACCGACTCGCTGCTGGCGGGATCGTTGCGCACAGTCAACGTACCTGCCGACACCATGGATGTGTTCCTACAGCTGGCGCATGCCAACACCTCCAAGAACATTGAGACTTGCGGCGTCCTCGCCGGCCATTTGGCCCGCAACGAGCTCTCCATCACACACATCATCACGCCCCAGCAGCAGGGGACACCCGACAGCTGCAACACCATGCATGAAGAGCAGATCTTCGATGTGCAGGATCAGATGCAGCTCATCACGCTCGGCTGGATTCAT ACTCATCCCACTCAGACCGCTTTCTTGTCCTCCGTTGACTTGCACACACATTGCTCCTATCAGATGATGATGCCCGAAGCAATTGCCATCGTCTGTGCACCCAAGTACAATGC CAATGGTTTCTTCATACTTACGCCGCACTATGGACTAGATTATATTGCACAGTGTCGGCAAACCGGGTTTCATCCGCATCCAAATGATCCGCCTCTATTTATGGACGCAGCACACATTAAAATGGATTCGCATGCCAAGATCAAGGTGATCGATTTGCGCAGATAG